The genome window TGCGTTTCAATAAAAAGCCCATCGGCGCCAACAGCAATAGCGGCTTTCGCGATGGTGGCAATCAGGGCTGGTTTTCCGCCCGTCACGCCGGAAGTCTGGTTAGGCTGCTGCAGGGAGTGCGTACAATCCATAACCACCGGTACGCCGTGCGCCTGCATGGCGGGCAGATTGCGGTAGTCAACCACCAGATCCCCGTAGCCAAAGGAATTGCCCCGGTCGGTCAGAAAAATGGGTGCCGCTGGATTAACCGACTGTACTTTTTCGACCGCAAAGCCCATGGATTCGCCCGACATGAACTGCCCTTTTTTGATGTTAACGACCTTCCCGGTTTGCGCAGCAGCGGTTAACATGTCAGTCTGACGGCACAGAAAAGCAGGAATTTGCAGCACATCAACGTATTCGGCAGCCATCGCCGCTTCGTGCGCTTCGTGAAAGTCAGTGACTGTGGGTACATCAAACGTTTCACCAACTTCTTTTAAAATTTTCAGTGCCGTAAGATCACCAATTCCTGTGAATGAGTTTAATTTTGTACGATTTGCTTTCCGGTAGGATCCTTTGAAAATATAAGGAATCTGCAATTTGTCGGCTAGCTTAACCAGGCGTTCGGCGATCTGCAAGGCCATATCACGTCCCTCAATGGCGCAAGGGCCAGCGATCAGAAAAAAGTTACCAGAATCGGTATGTTTTAGCTTTGGTATATTCACAATTGCCTAATGATTAGTGGTTATAAACAACAACAGCCTGCCTGAAACACAACGACAAAGCGGTATTCAGACAAGTAAACGGAAGTGCGAAGTTGGTGAATTTGGTGATTTGATGCGTTATTTTGCTGTTAATCAAAAAGCCTCCTTAATCTTCTTTTATTAAGTACAACCACATCCGTATTATTTTTCAACAAATTGTAAATCTGCAAGTTTACTAGTGCGTATAAGAGTTGCAGAACGGTTTTAGCTTTAAAAAATTATTTGACAATCCTATTTTTAATCTATTTCTTTGCAACGTTTTTTTAACCCCTAATGCATACACAAATGTCAGAAATTGCACAGAAAGTGAAGGCTATCATCGTCGAAAAACTGGGCGTTGAAGAGTCGGAGGTCACCCCGGAAGCCAGCTTTACGAACGACCTGGGCGCTGACTCGCTCGATACGGTCGAATTGATTATGGAATTCGAAAAAGAATTTAACATCTCCATTCCCGACGACCAAGCAGAAAACATTGGTACCGTTGGACAGGCAGTTGCCTATCTGGAAGAGAATGTGAAATAAGTACCCTCCTATTTTAAGGTTAAGGTTCATTTTATGCCCTTTAAACGAGTAGTAGTAACAGGCCTTGGCGCACTCACGCCGATTGGTAACGACGTCAATTCTTTCTGGAATAACTTATCCGCCGGGGTTAGTGGCGCCGGCCCGATTACTAAGTTCAACGCAGAGAAATTCCGTACGCGGTTTGCCTGTGAAGTAAAAGGACTGGATGTAACGCAGTTCATCCCTCGCCAGGAAGCTCGTAAAATGGATCCGTTCGCCCAGTACGCACTTGTCGTGGCTGATGAAGCCATAAGCGACTCGGGACTTAACCTAGAAGAAATCAATCTGGATAAAGCTGGGGTTATTTGGGGTTCTGGAATTGGTGGTCTTAAAACCTTCCAGGACGAAGTAACGACCTATGCCCGGGGCGATGGCAGTCCGCGTTATAATCCGTTTTTCATTCCGAAAATGATCGCCGACAGTGCATCGGGTCTATTATCGATCCGGTATGGCTTTCGGGGGGTTAACTACGTGACTGTGTCGGCTTGCGCATCGGCAACCAACGCCATGATTGATGCCTTCAATTTCATCCGCCTGGGCCGCCTGAACGTGGCCATTACCGGTGGCTCCGAAGCCGCCGTAACCGAAGCCGGTGTGGGTGGATTTAACGCCTTGCGTGCCCTTTCCGAGCGCAATGATTCGCCCGAGACGGCTTCTCGCCCATT of Tellurirhabdus bombi contains these proteins:
- the kdsA gene encoding 3-deoxy-8-phosphooctulonate synthase — protein: MVNIPKLKHTDSGNFFLIAGPCAIEGRDMALQIAERLVKLADKLQIPYIFKGSYRKANRTKLNSFTGIGDLTALKILKEVGETFDVPTVTDFHEAHEAAMAAEYVDVLQIPAFLCRQTDMLTAAAQTGKVVNIKKGQFMSGESMGFAVEKVQSVNPAAPIFLTDRGNSFGYGDLVVDYRNLPAMQAHGVPVVMDCTHSLQQPNQTSGVTGGKPALIATIAKAAIAVGADGLFIETHPNPAEAKSDGANMLALDQLEGLLERLLKIRQAIR
- a CDS encoding acyl carrier protein gives rise to the protein MSEIAQKVKAIIVEKLGVEESEVTPEASFTNDLGADSLDTVELIMEFEKEFNISIPDDQAENIGTVGQAVAYLEENVK
- the fabF gene encoding beta-ketoacyl-ACP synthase II is translated as MPFKRVVVTGLGALTPIGNDVNSFWNNLSAGVSGAGPITKFNAEKFRTRFACEVKGLDVTQFIPRQEARKMDPFAQYALVVADEAISDSGLNLEEINLDKAGVIWGSGIGGLKTFQDEVTTYARGDGSPRYNPFFIPKMIADSASGLLSIRYGFRGVNYVTVSACASATNAMIDAFNFIRLGRLNVAITGGSEAAVTEAGVGGFNALRALSERNDSPETASRPFDKDREGFVLGEGAGAIILEEYEHAKARGAKIYAELIGGGMSSDAYHITAPHPEGLGALNVMKDALDDAQIKPEEVDYINVHGTSTSLGDVSEAKAIEQVFGEHAYQLNISSTKSMTGHLLGAAGAVEAIASIMAIRHSLVPPTINHFTDDESFNPKLNFTFNQAQQRPVNIAMSNTFGFGGHNFSVVFRKFDQ